In the Topomyia yanbarensis strain Yona2022 chromosome 3, ASM3024719v1, whole genome shotgun sequence genome, one interval contains:
- the LOC131692976 gene encoding ornithine decarboxylase-like → MSEAPAEQTDRNFTLLEGNSSIAAVIDKILRSPPRENPFHVLDLDDIVRKHLNWLQQLPRVKPFYAVKCNDDSAILETLALLGTGFDCASKGEIGKILSLGVNQQRIIYAHPIKSKESLGYAKNKGITTMTFDNELELVKIAEFYPESNLVLRIRHDSDKALVPLGKKFGCDARLEGPQLLDKAKKLNLTVVGISFHVGCGSLDADSFYNAIRAAKVLFQYASSIGYSFSLLDIGGGFPGDAEKPIDEFAKAINRALDEFFPNLADIKVIAEPGRYYVGSAVRLLTVIQGKKIISDPNDSSKMRHVMYYLNDGVFGTLFDWVSLRAINDLERLVPMIIHSKRDEIRFKSTIWGPTCDATDIICENVDFPEHQIGEYVLFENLGAYGMTFATNFNGFPKPGIEVYVRQDTWKALAALKDVNWQDKTIHLLQQCL, encoded by the exons ATGTCCGAAGCACCAGCAGAGCAAACGGATCGAAACTTCACCCTGCTAGAAGGAAACTCATCCATTGCGGCGGTTATAGACAAAATACTACGCTCGCCTCCCCGTGAAAACCCGTTCCATGTGCTCGACCTGGACGACATTGTGCGCAAACATCTGAACTGGCTCCAGCAGTTACCACGGGTGAAACCATTCTATGCGGTCAAGTGTAACGATGATTCGGCGATTCTGGAGACGCTGGCTCTACTGGGAACGGGATTCGATTGTGCTTCCAAGGGTGAAATCGGTAAGATATTATCTCTAGGCGTCAACCAGCAGAGGATCATCTACGCACATCCGATCAAATCGAAAGAATCTCTAGGGTATGCCAAGAACAAAGGCATCACCACGATGACATTCGACAATGAGCTTGAGTTAGTGAAAATCGCGGAGTTCTACCCGGAATCGAATTTAGTGTTACGGATTCGGCATGATTCAGACAAAGCGTTGGTGCCTTTGGGGAAGAAATTCGGATGTGATGCGCGACTGGAAGGACCCCAACTGCTTGATAAAGCGAAAAAGTTGAACCTAACTGTGGTTGGAATAAGTTTTCACGTCGGTTGTGGAAGTTTGGATGCGGACAGTTTCTATAATGCAATTAGGGCAGCGAAAGTGTTGTTCCAGTATGCGTCATCGATTGGATatagtttttctttgttggaTATCGGTGGAGGATTTCCGGGAGATGCCGAAAAGCCGATAGATGAATTTGCTAAAGCGATAAATCGGGCACTTGATGAGTTCTTTCCTAATCTGGCTGATATTAAAGTAATCGCAGAACCGGGAAGATATTATGTGGGATCCGCTGTGAGATTGCTAACGGTGATTCAGGGAAAGAAAATTATCAGTGATCCTAATGATAGTTCTAAAATGCGCCACGTTATGTACTATCTCAACGATGGAGTCTTCGGAACGCTGTTCGATTGGGTTAGTCTGCGTGCGATTAATGATCTTGAACGGTTAGTGCCGATGATTATACACTCAAAACGAGACGAAATACGTTTCAAATCAACGATTTGGGGACCGACCTGTGATGCCACGGACATTATCTGTGAGAATGTAGATTTTCCGGAGCATCAGATTGGTGAATACGTTCTGTTCGAAAATTTAGGTGCTTACGGTATGACGTTTGCTACCAACTTCAACGGATTCCCGAAGCCGGGCATTGAGGTTTATGTTCGACAGGATACTTG GAAGGCACTAGCAGCCCTTAAAGACGTTAATTGGCAGGACAAAACGATCCATTTACTACAGCAGTGTCTTTAA